In Esox lucius isolate fEsoLuc1 chromosome 6, fEsoLuc1.pri, whole genome shotgun sequence, the following proteins share a genomic window:
- the znf503 gene encoding zinc finger protein 503 produces the protein MITSPSVSALKNSTRLVWESIDSRNNINKPFLHSVPPSDHLRQANRVPIKVLKMLTARSGHILHPEYLQPLPSTPISPIELDAKKSPLALLAQTCSQIGKPDPPPSSKLSSVSSNGSSDKESKSGPLKMSDIGVDDKSSFKPYSKPSDKKDSSSNVSSGEKSGFRVPSATCQPFTPRTGSPNSSSSASPMPSEGKCGEREDKKDSDCNKNGTTDGSGTTNSHSRISVSCGGINVEVNQHQETTPGSKAPSSESSSVTSVSSASGLGSGLVAPVSPYKPGQTVFPLPPAGMHYPGSLAGAYAGYPQHFLPHGGSLVNAQLASMGCNKAGSSPLAGASPPSIMSASLCRDPYCLSYHCASHLAGAASASQQCHDNAAAAAANALKSGYHHMYPAHLLHGMHSSPQTFSGHPLYPYGFMLPNDPLPHVCNWVSANGPCEKRFSSSEELLNHLRTHTAFTGAEKLISGYPSSSSLASAAAAAMACHMHMPQSGGPGSPGTLTLRSPHHALGLSSRYHPYSKSPLPTGAPVPVPAATGPYYSPYALYGQRLTTASALGYQ, from the exons ATGATCACATCGCCCTCGGTGTCTGCTCTGAAAAATAGTACTCGTCTAGTGTGGGAGAGCATCGACTCTCGGAATAACATCAACAAGCCTTTTCTTCACTCCGTTCCCCCGTCGGACCATCTACGGCAAGCTAACAGAGTCCCTATCAaggttttgaaaatgcttaCGGCACGATCAGGACACATTTTGCACCCAGAGTATCTTCAGCCGTTACCATCTACCCCGATTAGCCCTATAGAG CTAGATGCCAAGAAGAGTCCGTTGGCGCTGCTTGCGCAGACGTGTTCTCAAATTGGTAAACCggacccccctccctcctccaaaCTATCCTCAGTTTCATCAAATGGATCTAGTGACAAGGAGTCCAAATCCGGTCCATTAAAAATGAGTGACATCGGTGTGGATGACAAATCTAGCTTCAAACCGTATTCAAAGCCGTCAGATAAGAAGGATTCGTCCTCTAATGTCTCGAGCGGAGAAAAGTCTGGTTTCCGAGTGCCGAGCGCCACCTGTCAGCCGTTCACGCCACGGACAGGCAGTCCCAACTCCAGCTCTTCTGCGTCTCCTATGCCGTCAGAGGGGAagtgtggagaaagagaggacaaGAAAGATTCagattgtaataaaaatggcaCCACGGACGGATCTGGAACCACTAACAGCCACAGCAGGATAAGTGTGAGTTGCGGTGGAATTAACGTTGAAGTGAACCAGCACCAGGAAACAACCCCCGGATCCAAAGCTCCGTCTTCGGAATCCTCCTCCGTAACCTCTGTGTCCTCCGCGTCCGGACTTGGGTCAGGACTTGTAGCCCCAGTCTCTCCTTACAAACCGGGTCAGACAGTTTTCCCCCTGCCGCCTGCTGGCATGCACTACCCGGGGAGTTTAGCCGGGGCCTACGCTGGTTATCCCCAGCATTTCCTCCCGCACGGCGGTAGCCTGGTTAATGCACAGCTGGCCAGCATGGGCTGCAATAAGGCCGGATCCAGCCCCCTGGCCGGGGCCTCACCACCCTCCATCATGTCAGCTAGCCTGTGTAGAGACCCTTATTGCTTAAGTTACCACTGTGCCAGCCACTTAGCGGGCGCTGCCAGTGCCTCGCAGCAGTGCCACGACAATGCAGCTGCCGCAGCCGCCAACGCTCTGAAATCCGGGTACCACCACATGTACCCTGCCCACCTTTTGCATGGCATGCACTCCTCTCCGCAAACTTTTAGCGGACACCCTTTGTACCCCTATGGTTTCATGCTCCCCAACGACCCTCTTCCTCACGTCTGTAACTGGGTGTCGGCGAACGGACCCTGCGAGAAGCGTTTCTCCTCTTCCGAGGAGCTGCTGAACCACCTGCGGACGCACACCGCCTTCACTGGGGCGGAGAAGTTAATATCGGGTTACCCTAGTTCCTCTTCATTAGCTAGTGCTGCGGCTGCCGCTATGGCGTGCCACATGCACATGCCACAGTCAGGAGGCCCTGGAAGCCCCGGGACACTGACCCTTCGGAGTCCGCATCACGCGTTGGGACTAAGCAGCCGTTACCATCCGTACTCCAAGAGTCCCCTGCCTACCGGAGCCCCTGTCCCCGTCCCCGCAGCTACCGGGCCATACTACTCCCCCTATGCACTGTATGGTCAGAGACTCACCACAGCGTCGGCGCTGGGATACCAGTAG